Proteins found in one Epinephelus fuscoguttatus linkage group LG4, E.fuscoguttatus.final_Chr_v1 genomic segment:
- the rfwd3 gene encoding E3 ubiquitin-protein ligase RFWD3: MEAMEVDSPVEMQGGGSRQPEVAAAAADANAPYVISDSGSSTEVDEDDDDDNEGGQTAARAPPRLPATWAFSQRAVSVSAATPSAAQGAPIRRRLRQGLRVHYPSQTAAPSRGFPDFLLRVPAASVAEPESGSTTEVSESEEEEEEGGEEDTPAAAEPADPVPPSSPRLNASVHHAQPQEVGPTDSSSAADGERTDAQNQNVQPVPAASASVQSLPAEEGEGDTCTICFEAWTTAGEHRLSALRCGHLFGFTCIQRWLKAQGPAAKCPQCNKKAKRSDIVLLYAPKLRALDNSEQESLKKSLEQEQSLRRKAELESAQYKLKLQVVTNKYGQAQQELQELRALMAQAGRNSAPSSSSSSSSLASSSLLLGLSQRADGSRAAQYSFSKAVLVSQAGGSRVLSYCEPLSCLLASQPSPHSTLVPGCGVKKVSVVNMKASQYVPIHSKQIRGLSFNRQNDSLLLSAALDNTIKLTSLLTNTVVQTYNAGKPVWSCCWCLDNSNYVYAGLINGSVLVYDTRDTSTHVQELQPLRSRCPVASLCYVPRAASSSFPCGGLIAGSLEGGCFWEQVNETTYRPHVLPLETAGCTDIQVETESRHCLVTYRPGRSNPSLRCVLMSLNRTPQQDSSQLPSCSCSPVQTFSAGSSCKLLTKNAVFKSPDGGGTLVCAGDEASNSTMVWDAGSGSLLQKLPADLPVLDISPFSVNGEHFLASLTEKMLKLYRWE, translated from the exons ATGGAGGCCATGGAGGTAGACTCTCCTGTGGAAATGCAGGGAGGAGGCAGCAGACAGCCAgaggttgctgctgctgctgcggacGCCAACGCACCGTACGTCATCTcagactctggcagcagcactgaGGTGGACGAGGACGACGACGATGACAATGAAGGAGGGCAGACGGCAGCTCGTGCACCTCCCAGACTCCCTGCCACCTGGGCGTTCAGTCAGAGAGCGGTGAGCGTCTCTGCAGCTACACCTTCAGCAGCTCAGGGGGCGCCCATACGGAGGAGACTCAG GCAGGGCCTCAGGGTGCACTACCCCAGCCAGACTGCAGCGCCCTCCAGAGGCTTTCCAGACTTCCTGCTCCGAGTGCCGGCAGCAAGCGTGGCTGAGCCGGAGTCTGGCAGCACCACAGAGGTCAGCGAgtctgaagaggaggaggaagaggggggtgAAGAAGACACGCCTGCTGCCGCGGAGCCTGCTGACCCGGTGCCGCCTTCTAGTCCTCGCCTCAATGCCTCTGTCCATCATGCACAACCACAGGAAGTTGGCCCAACCG actccagttCAGCTGCAGATGGTGAGAGGACGGACGCTCAGAATCAGAATGTCCAG CCTGTCCCTGCGGCCTCGGCTTCTGTCCAGTCATTGCCTGCTGAAGAGGGTGAAGGCGACACCTGCACCATCTGCTTTGAGGCGTGGACAACAGCCGGCGAGCACAGACTGTCCGCTCTGCGCTGCGGACACCTCTTCGGCTTCACCTGCATCCAGCGCTGGCTGAAAGCACAGGGCCCGGCCGCTAAATGTCCACAG TGCAACAAGAAAGCCAAACGCTCAGATATCGTTCTGCTGTACGCTCCAAAGCTGCGAGCGCTCGACAACTCGGAGCAGGAGAGCTTAAAGAA GTCTCTGGAGCAGGAGCAGTCTCTGAGGAGGAAAGCTGAACTGGAATCAGCTCAGTACAAACTTAAACTGCAGGTTGTCACCAACAAATATGGACAAGCACAACAAGAGCTGCAG GAGCTGAGGGCGCTGATGGCCCAAGCTGGCAGAAACtcagctccctcctcctcctcctcgtcctcctccttaGCATCCTCCTCGCTCCTCCTCGGTCTGTCTCAGAGGGCGGACGGCTCCAGGGCAGCACAGTACAGCTTCTCCAAGGCGGTGCTGGTGTCTCAGGCCGGAGGCTCCAGGGTTTTATCGTACTGTGAACCTCTGAGCTGCCTGCTGGCCTCGCAGCCCTCCCCTCACTCCACACTGGTGCCCG gttGTGGGGTGAAGAAGGTGAGTGTGGTCAACATGAAGGCGAGTCAGTACGTCCCCATCCACAGCAAACAGATCCGGGGTCTGTCCTTCAACAGGCAGAACGacagtctgctgctgtctgctgctctggACAACACCATCAAACTgaccag tctGCTGACCAACACAGTGGTTCAGACCTATAACGCAGGTAAACCCgtgtggagctgctgctggtgtttggACAACAGCAATTACGTTTACGCAGGTCTGATCAACGGCTCTGTGCTCGTCTACGACACCAGAGACACCAGCACACACGTCCAAGAGCTGCAGCCGCTACGCTCCAG GTGTCCAGTGGCGTCTCTGTGTTACGTCCCACGGGCGGCGTCCAGCTCATTCCCCTGTGGCGGGCTGATCGCTGGCTCCCTGGAGGGCGGATGTTTTTGGGAACAGGTCAACGAGACCACATACAGACCACATGTCCTGCCGCTGGAGACCGCCGGCTGCACCGACATCCAGGTGGAGACAGAAAGCCGACACTGTCTGGTTACCTACAGGCCAG GACGCTCCAACCCGTCTCTGCGCTGCGTCCTGATGTCTCTGAACAGGACGCCTCAGCAGGACTCCTCTCAGCTGCCCAGCTGCTCCTGCTCGCCGGTGCAGACGTTCAGTGCCGGCTCGTCCTGCAAACTGCTCACCAAGAATGCCGTCTTCAAGAGTCCAGACGGTGGCGGGACGCTGGTCTGCGCCGGGGACGAGGCCTCCAACTCCACTATG
- the LOC125887778 gene encoding mixed lineage kinase domain-like protein, with product MDVIEPILSIASEIYGLVEKVKANKKRCHRVCDRVNALVDLVKSIKQMGQGQISADVERPLKELSVTLKLAQDLIETYTKATWVRRVLDSGNHEDEFKTVNRRLNDAFQVLSGALQVEQGNMLRKVFELSSKEDEVDGKEDDAELQKLLKEFQKEQQEKMEAMIKEFESVRNNVEKIVAILNKPRATDEDIRMIKPHELNYGESKKPFMTTETSEVYKGQFKKFPVAIKRYIDPLNTNPGEVRKIFEKEVKTMKRYESHNILRMFGICVQNENGPHPEFLLIMEYCEKGSLRQVLDKSGSNLSWITKVRMCRDAARGLYALHQAEEKSKVHGCITSSKFLVTEGDEVKLGGFELAKTETSLRKPKKTKEKDRTLSYTSPEMLKDINLGYSKESEIYSFGIVLWEVATSRRPFEGLENQDIYQKVGKEKYQEPLPECPNGLQLVIDSCRDYDSFQRPSAGVLVDQLQSVLAELEKC from the exons ATGGACGTCATAGAGCCCATCTTATCCATCGCCTCAGAGATCTACGGACTTGTTGAGAAAGTAAAGGCCAATAAGAAGCGCTGCCACCGTGTTTGCGACCGGGTCAATGCTCTGGTGGACCTGGTGAAGTCCATCAAACAGATGGGACAGGGACAAATCTCTGCTGACGTGGAGAGACCCCTCAAGGAACTCTCCGTCACTCTGAAATTAGCACAGGACCTCATCGAGACGTACACTAAGGCCACCTGGGTGAGGCGCGTTCTGGACTCTGGCAACCACGAAGACGAGTTCAAGACCGTGAACAGACGCCTCAATGATGCCTTCCAGGTCCTGTCTGGGGCTCTGCAGGTGGAGCAGGGGAACATGCTGCGCAAGGTGTTTGAACTGAGCTCCAAAGAGGATGAGGTGGACGGGAAGGAGGATGACGCAGAGCTGCAGAAAT TGCTCAAGGAGTTCCAGAAGGAGCAGCAGGAGAAAATGGAGGCCATGATCAAAGAATTCGAGTCCGTCAGAAACAATGTGGAAAAGATTGTGGCGATCT tgaatAAGCCCAGAGCCACTGATGAAGACATCCGAATGATCAAACCACACGAGCTGAActacggagaatccaaaaaacccTTCATGACAACAGAAACCTCAGAGGTCTACAAAGGACAGTTCAAGAAATTCCCGGTGGCCATTAAGAGATACATTGACCCTTTGAACACCAACCCAGG GGAGGTGCGAAAAATTTTTGAAAAGGAGGTTAAAACCATGAAGCGCTATGAGTCACACAACATCCTGCGAATGTTTGGCATCTGTGTTCAGAACGAAAACG GACCCCACCCTGAGTTCCTCCTCATCATGGAGTACTGTGAGAAAGGAAGTCTGCGTCAGGTTCTGGACAAGTCTGGTAGCAACCTGTCCTGGATCACAAAAGTTCGCATGTGTCGGGACGCAGCACGAGGACTCTACGC ATTGCACCAGGCTGAAGAAAAATCTAAGGTTCATGGATGCATCACCAGCAGCAAGTTCCTGGTAACCGAAGGCGACGAAGTCAAG ctgggAGGTTTTGAACTGGCAAAAACTGAGACATCACTGAGGAAGCCGAAGAAGACCAAAGAGAAGGACAGGACCCTGAGTTACACGTCTCCTGAAATGCTCAAAGACATCAACCTCGGCTACAGCAAAGAGAGCGAGATTTACAG CTTTGGAATCGTCCTGTGGGAAGTTGCAACCAGTAGGAGACCTTTTGAAG GTTTGGAAAACCAAGACATTTATCAGAAAGTAGGCAAAGAGAAATACCAGGAGCCGCTCCCCGAATGTCCTAATGGTCTACAACTTGTGATCGACTCCTGTCGGGACTATGATAGCTTCCAGAGACCTTCTGCTGGAG TGCTGGTGGATCAACTACAAAGTGTGCTGGCAGAGTTGGAGAAGTGCTGA